The genomic window CTCCACCACCTGCTCGCCCACTGTGAGGCGCCGGTCGAGCGCCGCCAGCGGGTCCTGGTGCACCATCTGCATGCGCCGACGCATGGCGCGCCACTGAGCATCGCGCGTCGCCGAGACAGCTTCCCCCGCGAAGGTGATACGGCCGCGCGTTGCGGGCAGAAGGCCCAGCACCAGCTTTGCCGTCGTCGACTTGCCGCAGCCGGATTCGCCGACCACACCGAGCGTCCGTCCCGCATCGAGCGTGAAATTGACGCCATCGACGGCGTGCAGCCAGCGCTTCTCGCCGCGATCTCCGGTGACCTGATACTGGCGCGCCAGATCTCGCACGTTCAATAGCACGCTCACGCCGACAGCCCCCTGCGCTGCTCGCCGTCCAGCCAACCCAGATCCTGCAACACGGGATCGGGCCGGCTGGCCTCGCGCTCCCATTCACGCCTCAGGGCGTCGAGCCTCAGGCAGGCCGACAGATGACCCTGACCGGCAGGCAACAGAGACGGCACATCGCTGTTGCACGCCGCGTTCGCATGGCCGCACCGCGGTGCGAAGGCACAGCCGGGCGGCATCGCATCCGGCGAGGGCACCGTGCCGCTCACCGGCGTCAGGCGCACACGTGGCCCCTCGAGGGAGGGCAATGCGGCCATCAATCCCCGCGTATAGGGGTGGCGGGGTGAGCCGAGCAGATCATCGGTCGCCGCCGTCTCGACGACACGCCCGGCATACATGACCGCCACGCGGTCGCAGAGATCGGCGATCACACCAAGGTCGTGGGAGATCAGCACGAGACCCATGCCTGTGTCCCGCCGGATATCGCGGATGAGGTCGAGAATCTGCGCCTGGATGGTCGCATCGAGCGCCGTGGTCGGCTCGTCGGCCACGAGCACATCCGGTTCCCCCGCCAACGCGATCGCAATCATGACGCGCTGGTTCATGCCACCTGACAGCTCGTGCGCATATTGGCGCAGACGGCGCGGCGCATCCGCGATGCCGACCCGGTCGAGCAAGCGGAGCGCTTCGCGTTCGGCCGCCTTGCCGGTCAGCCCGCGATGCAGGCGCAACGCCTCACCGATCTGCGCACCTATACGCAGCACGGGGTTGAGGCAGCTTGTCGGATCTTGGAAGATCACACCTATACGGCCGCCCCTGACATCCGCGATTTCGCGTTCGCTGAACGCGCACATATCCCGGCCATTGAGGAGGACACGACCAGACGTCACCGCGCGCTTGCCGAGCAGGCGCAGCGCCGCGAGCCAGGTAACACTCTTTCCGCAGCCCGATTCGCCAACAATGCCGAGCGCCTCGCCGGGCCGGAGCATCAGATCGATGCCATGCACCACAGGGGTACGGTTTCCGCCATGGGTGAAGGAAACCGTGAAGTCCTCAAGTGAGAGCAGCGGCACAGGGGCGGCAGACCCGGCAGTGGGATGCGCCAACGGCAAGAACCTCCCGGAGGGAGGGTGTTGGGGAGCAGCAATCATCATTCCCGCATTTGCCCGCGGGATGATGACGGCCACATGACACGCAGGTTTGATATGACAAGCAGGTTTGATCCCGGGCTGCCGCTTCAGCGGTATTCGATACGCGGATCAACGACCGCATAGAGGATGTCGACGATCAGGCTGATGGCCATATAGATCACCAGAATAACGACGATACAGCCCTGGATCAGTGGGTAATCGCGCGTGCTGATCGCCTGGATCAGAAGCCGACCGAGGCCCGGATAGGTGAACACGGCCTCAGTCACGACAGCACCGCCGATGAAGTTCGCTACCATCAGGCCGACGATCGTGATGAAGGGCAGCAGCGCGTTCTGCATGATGTGGTACCCGACGATCTGGCGCTCGGAGACGCCCTTGGCGCGGGCCGTGCGCACATAATCGGCTCGTGCCTCGCTGACGAGCGATGCCTTGAGGAACCGCGCCAGAATGCCGGAGACATACAGGCCGAGCGTGAGGCCGGGCAAGATCAGGCTGCGCAGCGCCTGGATAGGATCCTCCCAGAGGGGAATATAGCGTGACGCCGACGGCAGCCAGCGCAACTCCACCGAGAACAGGAGGATGAGCAATATGCCGAGCCAGAAGGTCGGCACCCCAAGCGCGAGCGCATTCCAGCCGTTCAACAGGCGGTCGACCCAAGAGCCCTCCTTGACCGCGCCGGCGATGGCCACCGGAATCCCGATGAGCAAGGCGACGAGAATGGCGACCAATGCGAGTTGCAGCGTTGCCGGCAGCCGCTCGCCGATCAGTTTGGTCACAGGGTCGTGGCTATGGATCGACTGACCGAAATCTCCGCTCAGCGCATTCATCAGCCAGTTGAAATACTGGACAGGGATGGGCCGATCGAGACCGAGCTTCCGCGTCGCGGCGGCGATTTCCTCTGCTGTCGCGTTCTCTCCGACCATCATGCCCACAGGCCCGCCCGGCACCGCGAAGATCATGGCCCAGATTGCGAAGGAGGCGATAAGAAGGACCGGGATGAGTTGCGCCAACCGGCGCAGGATAAAGCCTGTCATGGCTTGGCTCGCTCTTGCTCTCCGGGTGTCCCGGCGCTCGAACGGGGATCGAGGACCATCGACAGCTCCTTCCCGATCGTGTCGAAGGAGAGAATGGTGAGCGTCAGCACGAGGCCCGGCAGGACAGCATAATAAGGCGCTTCGTAGAGATAGGACTTGCCCGTGCGCAGCATCTCACCCCAACTCGGCGTCGGAGGCGGCACGCCGACCCCAAGGAAGGCGAGAGCGGCTTCCAGCAGAATGGCCACCGAGGACAGGACGATCACCTGCACCATCAGCGGGCTCAAGGCATTCGGCAGGATCGTGCGGAACATGATGTAGCTGGATGAGCAGCCGAAACCACGCACCGCCGAGACGAAATCGAGCTGGCGCAAGGTCAGTACCTGCGCGCGGGCAATGCGCGCGAAGCTCGGGATGCCCGCTACGCCCACGGCGACCAGCGCGGCCGTCTGGCTGCGGCCGAGCACCGCGATCAGGACCATCGCGAACAGGATGTTGGGCAGCGCCATTAACACGTCGATCAGACGCATCAGAACGGTATCGCGCCATCCGCCGAAATAACCGGCGACCAGGCCGATCGGCACCCCGATGAGCGCTGCGATCACAACGGCGCCTGCGGCGGTGATCAATGACGTGCGAGCGCCAAAGACCACCCGCGCCATGATATCGCGGCCAAGCTCGTCGGTGCCGAACCAATGGCTGCTGGATGGCGGCTTCAGCGAGTCAACGATGTTCTGCGCCAGCGGATCGATTGGCAGGACATTCGCAAAGACCGCGCCGAAGATGACCACAGCGAGGAAGCCGACACTGAGGAAGAGGCCGAGAGGTGGCAGTGGCCGCCACCTCCGTCTGGCAAGAGAGCCGTGCTCGATGGTCATCGACCGCCCCTCCCCGCCCGCCGGCACCAAGCGGCACGACGGCTTTCTGCGGCGAGGCGCACGCGGTTATTGTCGATGTCTTGCGGCCGCAACCGGATGTCTACAATGGCGGCCCTGCTGCACGGATCCCCCGATAGGTAAACCGGACCCATTCCCCCCATTACTTGAACCCGATGGTCCGGGCGACGAGCAGGTTGTCAATGTCGGGCGTGATCCCGCCGATTTTGTCCGAGGCAACGATCAGACCGACTTCATAGGAGTTGGTCGGGATGCCGAACGACTCGTCCACCAACACCTTGTTGAGGTTGTCATAGGCGGCCTTGACGTCGGCGCCGGAACCGAAGGTGGTGTCGACCTTGCCGATGGCCGCAACATAATCCGGATGCGGGTGCGGATCCTTCAGGACCGGATTCTTGGTGGTGCGATAGATGGAATTCGTTGCGACACGCGAGGGAAACTTCTGCACATTGCCCACGCCGCCAAAGACGGCGTCGAAATTGCCCTTGAGCAGGGCATCGACGAATTCAGCACCTTGGCGAATATCGAGATCGATCTTGATACCAACCTGCGCGAGCGTCGCCTGCACGACCTGGCTGATGCGAACCGAAGGCTCGTCGCTGCCGTTGACCAGCAGTTTCCAGTCCTGCATCTCGGCCGGCGACAGGCCGGATTCCTTCAGGAGCGCCTTCGCCTTCTCCAGGTCATAGGCATAGGTCTTGGTGAAGGAGGCATCAAAGGCCGGGCTCGCCGGAGCCCATGGCAGGGCGACGACCTGCCCCATGCCGGCATAGCCCACGCGCAGGATGCCATCGCGGTCCATCAGATAATTGAAGGCCTGCCGGAACTTCTTGTTGCGGAAGGGCCCGCGCGTCGAATTGATGCGGAACACCTGCACGAGCTTGCCGGGACCATCAAACACCTGGTAGCCCGCGTTCTTGAGGCGCGCCGCGCTGCGCGACGAGCCATTGAAAACCATGTCGATGGCACCGGATTCGAGCGCTGCCGTCGCCGCGGCATCCTCGCTGAAGATCGTGAACACGATCTCCTTCGACACCGGCTCGCCCTTGCGCCAATAATTCGGGTTGGCCTTGAGCTTCATGCCCTGGCCGACGGACCGGCTTTCGAGCAGGTAGGGACCCGTGCCCGCCGGCACCGTTTCCACCGTCTCGACACCCTTCGGATCAATCGGGATGAGGAATTGCAGAAGATCGAGGATCTGCCGGTCCGGCACCGGGTCCTTGAAATTGATCGTGACAGTCCGGTCATCGGGCGTGGTCCAGTCCTTTACGACCGCCATGGTCGAATAGACATTCTTACCGCGCGCGGGATCGGCGCCCTTGGTGAGGGCCGCGACAACGCCATCCGCCTTGAACGGCGTGCCGCTGTGGAATGTCACGCCATCACGCAGGGTCACCGTGACGGACTTGTTATCGGGCGCGATCTTCCATTCGGTCGCGAGGCTCGGCACCGGCTTGCCATCGGCCGTGTATTCGATGAGGCTGTCGTAGAGGTTCTTGATGACGTAGAAATTCACCGTCGACAGCTGCTGCGGATCGTAGTTGGCGATCTCGTCAAGAACCCCGATGCGGAGCGTCCCACCCTTCAAAGCCTGTGCCGAGGCCGTGTCCGGCGCGGCTAAACCCGTGATCGCAAGGCCTGCCGCAGCACAAGCCGCGATGCCGAGCATCCGCAGGCGCTGCCCCAATGTCCTGTAAGTCATGCCGCTCTCCCGCTCTGTCATATCGGGCCTTGTTGCAAGGTCCCGTTCCCGCTCTTCATTATTGTGGATTACGCCAGTCTTCGAAACGCTCCAGCGGATATACTGGACGCGGAATATTCCTCCATGGCAACGTGAATACATCGGACTGTCCAGGGCCACGCGTATCGGCGCGAATGACCTGAGATGAGATGGGCGCGAAGTACTGGAAATTGGATGCGGTCTTCAAAACCGCGATCTTGTATTCGGCCGGATTGATCCCGAAGGCCTCGTAGGCGGCGGGTATATTGCCTGCGACGCCACGCAACTCCGAAATCAGGAGCGTGCAGGGCCCCACGTCAAAAACGACGACACGCCCCATGTCGATATGGGTCTGGTGATTGAACGCGACGGGAATCTTGCCGTCGGCGACCTTCCGCACGGTTCCCGTCACCTCGAGCGGCGAGAAGAACGCCGTCGCCGCATCGCCCCCGAGCGGCAGCGTCACTGTCGCCCCCTCGCCAGCCTCCGTGAGCCGCGCGACCGTCTGCGGCGAAATCAGGGGAATGAGGGCGCGGCTCTTGATGCCGAGGCGAAGGATCGCCTCGAGGATGAGGTTGCTGTCACCCGCTGAGCCACCAAAAACCGTATCCCCGGTATCGCTGATGACCACCACGCCCTCAGCGGCGCGGTCGGCCATGATCACCGCCTCGTCGACGGAAACCGCTTCCTTGATCTGGAAATCGTCGCGCATAGACCAGGCGAGATCGGCGAGTTCATCGGCGAGACGCTCGGCAAGCGCGGGGGCGTTATCCGTCACCACGACGGCTGCCCAGCCGCCCTCAGCCACGTCGAGCCACGGCTGCATGGGATAATTCGAGGCCTGCAGAACCCGCGGATCAGCCTCGACAGCACGCGCCCGATCAAACCAGATCTTCATGGGCCCCTTCGCCGTCAGGAATTGTTCCTGATGCGACAGCAACGGGATCTTCCGCCATGCCGTCACCGGCTTGAGCTTGTCCTTCAACACTTTCAAAAGGACTTCCGTGCCGACCTTGCCGGTGTCGAACGTGTCGTGAGGCTGTGTGCGGTGCCCGACGATAATCGTGGCGTTGTCGACGATCTTCCGTGTGATATTGGCGTGATGGTCGAGCCCAAGCATGATCGGAACGTCAGGCCCCAGAATGCTGCGGCACAGCGCAACCTGCTCGCCTTCGACATCATCGATGCCCTCAGCAGCGCAAGCACCGTGCAGTTGCAGCACGAGCCCATCGACCGGCATGGCCGCTGCCAAGCCCTCGCTGATCTTCTTTTGAAAGAAATCGAAAGCTTCGCGGGAAATACGGCCGCCCGCGCCACTCCAGGCCCGGATGATTGGGACGGTATCCACGGGAAGGCCGGATTCTGCCACGGCTGCATAGTGTCCGCCGACTTGGCCCAGCTGGTTGAGCTCCGCCGTGATCACATCGCCTTCAAGGATGCCGAAGGCGGCATAATCGGACAACTCAGTCAACACCGGGTTGAAGTCATTCGTTTCCTGGCCAATATGAATGAGCGCTAGCCGCACCTGACCACCCCCGCATTTACAATGTTAATACTGGAAATAACGAGCGCACAATGCTCACTTTAAAGCGCCATGCGTCAGATTCATCTAGTGAATACTGAATAGAATTGAGACGATTCTTATTCCCGGATCTCCGCCCCCGTTACGCGCTCGCCGCCTTTTGCGCCCCGCTCCCCATATGATTGAAGCGTAGTAACGCACAGAATTCGCGTCAAGAACCCCTCGTTTCGTCACAAGAAACGTTGCGTCGCGTGCGGAGCACGAACTAGGCCACCAAGCCCGGCTCCAGGCGCGTTAAGCCGAGGCGCCCGGACGCGCATTAAAGACATGTATCGGCAATGCACGCTCGGAACGAGCTGGAAACACGGAGACAGCGTGTTTCCGCCGCTCATCGATGCCCGGAACACCTGACCGGGAAGGCCAGATCAGAAGAACGTGCGGATGCCGTCGACGACCCGGTAGTTGTCATCGACCAGAGCCAGGAATGCCCATTTGTCAAAAGTCGTGCAGGGATGGCCGATCCCGAAGGCTACCATGTCACCAATGGCGATCGGGCTGTCAAGTGGCGTGCCGAGGTGACAATGCTGGTCGTTCAAGGCAAGCACCGTATGCCCTGCCGGCATGGGTTGAGGCACTGCCATGCTACCGTCCGGCCGGTACCAACGCACCGGGACGGGCATCGCGGAATCATAGCTGATGTCGCGTTTACCGACGGTCAGCATGGTTCGACCTTGCTCCGGCCGAGACTGCACATAGGCCCAAACCTCCAGCGCCGGCTCCAATTCGCCCGCGGGCAGCGCAAGCGAGGTATCGCTGAGAATGCGCCGGAAGGCCGCAGCATAGCTGAGGGAATCGTGGGTAAGATAGCAGCCGGACCGCAACAGCTTCACGACAGGCCGCGCGAATGCGGCCGCGTTCAGACGCTCCCCAACCCGATCAAAGAGAGACGACCCGCCAGCGCTGAGCACCATCGTGTGACCCACCGCAAACAGTCCCTCGCCGTCCGCTTCTTGTGCGACCGCGATGACCTCGTCGAGCAGCCGATCCGCGCCAGCCGGCGTCGGCTGCAGCCCTTCGAAACACTCGAAGCCTGCGAGCTGCAATCCGGGCACTTGGCCCACGGCCCGCGCCACGGCTAACGCTTCCTCGCGGGTGCGGGTGCCGGTACGCCCGCCCTCAAAGCCAATCTCGACCAGAATGTGCAGCGGATTTGCGGAAGGAGGCGGCAGGCGTGTCGCGCCCTCGGCAAGAAGGCTGACCCCCGAGAGGCTATCGGCCAGACAATAGAGCTCAATGCCATCCTCCCGGATGGCATTGAAGCAAGCATCGACGGCCTGTCGGCCGATCGGCTGGTTGGCGAGGATCACGCGCTTGACGCCGAAACGGCGACAGACATCGAGCTGCTGCGCCGTTGCGACAGTGATCGCCCAGGCCCCGTCGGCCACCTGCAGATCAAAGAGCTGCGGCGCCATGGTCGTTTTGCCATGGGGTGAGATCTCCAGGCCGTTCAGGGCCGTGAAGGCCTTCATCCAGCGGCTGTTGGCCTCCAGCACCGACTTGCGGATGACCGCAAGAGGCAGCGGCAGGTCGCCTGCCAGCACATTCCACCCCTGCTCGCCGACGGCGGCCAGCGTGAGCCCTTCCTTGCCAGGCGGCAATCCCTTGGTCGACCGATCGAGCACGGCCGCGCGCAAAGGCGCCAGCGCAAGGCGCGGCAGAGGTGAAATGTGTGTCGATGCCATCGCGTCGGGACCTTGGACGTAGTGGGGGGATCAAAGTAGCGGATTCGGATCAAGCGGCGCCAGCGGGCGCCTCGCCTTCTTGTAGGGGATTTTACGCGTGTCCGACGGGTAAGGCCCGCCGGTATCGAGATAGAGCACTGTTGCCGCCATTGGCGCGAAAGCAGCATAGAAGTGGTTGGAGGACTTCACCACCACAAGGGTCTTTTCGGC from Hyphomicrobiales bacterium includes these protein-coding regions:
- the oppD gene encoding murein tripeptide ABC transporter/oligopeptide ABC transporter ATP binding subunit OppD, coding for MAHPTAGSAAPVPLLSLEDFTVSFTHGGNRTPVVHGIDLMLRPGEALGIVGESGCGKSVTWLAALRLLGKRAVTSGRVLLNGRDMCAFSEREIADVRGGRIGVIFQDPTSCLNPVLRIGAQIGEALRLHRGLTGKAAEREALRLLDRVGIADAPRRLRQYAHELSGGMNQRVMIAIALAGEPDVLVADEPTTALDATIQAQILDLIRDIRRDTGMGLVLISHDLGVIADLCDRVAVMYAGRVVETAATDDLLGSPRHPYTRGLMAALPSLEGPRVRLTPVSGTVPSPDAMPPGCAFAPRCGHANAACNSDVPSLLPAGQGHLSACLRLDALRREWEREASRPDPVLQDLGWLDGEQRRGLSA
- a CDS encoding putative peptide transport system permease protein BAB2_1050 (Evidence 3 : Putative function from multiple computational evidences), whose protein sequence is MTGFILRRLAQLIPVLLIASFAIWAMIFAVPGGPVGMMVGENATAEEIAAATRKLGLDRPIPVQYFNWLMNALSGDFGQSIHSHDPVTKLIGERLPATLQLALVAILVALLIGIPVAIAGAVKEGSWVDRLLNGWNALALGVPTFWLGILLILLFSVELRWLPSASRYIPLWEDPIQALRSLILPGLTLGLYVSGILARFLKASLVSEARADYVRTARAKGVSERQIVGYHIMQNALLPFITIVGLMVANFIGGAVVTEAVFTYPGLGRLLIQAISTRDYPLIQGCIVVILVIYMAISLIVDILYAVVDPRIEYR
- a CDS encoding Peptide/nickel transport system permease protein, whose product is MTIEHGSLARRRWRPLPPLGLFLSVGFLAVVIFGAVFANVLPIDPLAQNIVDSLKPPSSSHWFGTDELGRDIMARVVFGARTSLITAAGAVVIAALIGVPIGLVAGYFGGWRDTVLMRLIDVLMALPNILFAMVLIAVLGRSQTAALVAVGVAGIPSFARIARAQVLTLRQLDFVSAVRGFGCSSSYIMFRTILPNALSPLMVQVIVLSSVAILLEAALAFLGVGVPPPTPSWGEMLRTGKSYLYEAPYYAVLPGLVLTLTILSFDTIGKELSMVLDPRSSAGTPGEQERAKP
- a CDS encoding Peptide/nickel transport system substrate-binding protein; the encoded protein is MTERESGMTYRTLGQRLRMLGIAACAAAGLAITGLAAPDTASAQALKGGTLRIGVLDEIANYDPQQLSTVNFYVIKNLYDSLIEYTADGKPVPSLATEWKIAPDNKSVTVTLRDGVTFHSGTPFKADGVVAALTKGADPARGKNVYSTMAVVKDWTTPDDRTVTINFKDPVPDRQILDLLQFLIPIDPKGVETVETVPAGTGPYLLESRSVGQGMKLKANPNYWRKGEPVSKEIVFTIFSEDAAATAALESGAIDMVFNGSSRSAARLKNAGYQVFDGPGKLVQVFRINSTRGPFRNKKFRQAFNYLMDRDGILRVGYAGMGQVVALPWAPASPAFDASFTKTYAYDLEKAKALLKESGLSPAEMQDWKLLVNGSDEPSVRISQVVQATLAQVGIKIDLDIRQGAEFVDALLKGNFDAVFGGVGNVQKFPSRVATNSIYRTTKNPVLKDPHPHPDYVAAIGKVDTTFGSGADVKAAYDNLNKVLVDESFGIPTNSYEVGLIVASDKIGGITPDIDNLLVARTIGFK
- a CDS encoding Microcystin degradation protein MlrC, with amino-acid sequence MRLALIHIGQETNDFNPVLTELSDYAAFGILEGDVITAELNQLGQVGGHYAAVAESGLPVDTVPIIRAWSGAGGRISREAFDFFQKKISEGLAAAMPVDGLVLQLHGACAAEGIDDVEGEQVALCRSILGPDVPIMLGLDHHANITRKIVDNATIIVGHRTQPHDTFDTGKVGTEVLLKVLKDKLKPVTAWRKIPLLSHQEQFLTAKGPMKIWFDRARAVEADPRVLQASNYPMQPWLDVAEGGWAAVVVTDNAPALAERLADELADLAWSMRDDFQIKEAVSVDEAVIMADRAAEGVVVISDTGDTVFGGSAGDSNLILEAILRLGIKSRALIPLISPQTVARLTEAGEGATVTLPLGGDAATAFFSPLEVTGTVRKVADGKIPVAFNHQTHIDMGRVVVFDVGPCTLLISELRGVAGNIPAAYEAFGINPAEYKIAVLKTASNFQYFAPISSQVIRADTRGPGQSDVFTLPWRNIPRPVYPLERFEDWRNPQ
- a CDS encoding D-serine deaminase; this encodes MASTHISPLPRLALAPLRAAVLDRSTKGLPPGKEGLTLAAVGEQGWNVLAGDLPLPLAVIRKSVLEANSRWMKAFTALNGLEISPHGKTTMAPQLFDLQVADGAWAITVATAQQLDVCRRFGVKRVILANQPIGRQAVDACFNAIREDGIELYCLADSLSGVSLLAEGATRLPPPSANPLHILVEIGFEGGRTGTRTREEALAVARAVGQVPGLQLAGFECFEGLQPTPAGADRLLDEVIAVAQEADGEGLFAVGHTMVLSAGGSSLFDRVGERLNAAAFARPVVKLLRSGCYLTHDSLSYAAAFRRILSDTSLALPAGELEPALEVWAYVQSRPEQGRTMLTVGKRDISYDSAMPVPVRWYRPDGSMAVPQPMPAGHTVLALNDQHCHLGTPLDSPIAIGDMVAFGIGHPCTTFDKWAFLALVDDNYRVVDGIRTFF